DNA sequence from the Vicia villosa cultivar HV-30 ecotype Madison, WI linkage group LG3, Vvil1.0, whole genome shotgun sequence genome:
cataccactcgccagtacttccatcggttaatccattcttatcgaaataacgtgagtagatttcgtcaatatatccataatgacccaaatcgcctcacaattactcgacgtcctcggcaaaccagaaacaaaatccatagaaatgctattccatttctactcaggaatggataacagttacatgaaaccagacgactcctgacaagtcaaacacaaataaacaaatcccttcatatccttcttcattaccttgccactaaaaatgaccttctcaaatcttgatacatcttagcagcatcaggatgaatactcaaatcactatgacacacctcatccaaagtcctcttttcaaatctgaatattaggaatacaaacttgatcatgacatcccatgacattgttcttatcaatccgaagatcaccatatttatctttgactaatcaatgtcatcttattaacccattcaaatccgatttctgaccttttctaatctcatcaagaataccataagtaagctttcacatataaagctcaacacctgaagaattcgcttcacaaaccaaactcaaatctcacaactgtttcaacaatcacaatactcgatccgaataattagtgccttcaaatttcccaaacagaaataacaacttccaactctaaatcttgtgacagataaatcctttcaaaaatcttaacttgcataaaagcataaacctccacttaccccttgaacattcacttcactcaaccaaaaactcacacaaggaaacttagcaaacaacttcttcttcccaacacggacaaaacaattctcaagtacttatcatgatcatcttcacactgataaTACCTATACCTCAAATAGAacatgcaaaacaaacaagctcaaccaacttgatccatcaaaatatcaatcctcgaaagtggatacttttccttaattgtcacttttctcaattgtctaaaatcgacacaaagcctcataaaaccttccttcttaaccaacaaaacacgtgcaCCCTACGGCAACATgctcgaacgaacaaacctcttctcaagaaaatccttaagttgactcctcaactcttccaactcagaagttggcatccgatacggaaccctcgacacaacaatagttctaggaactaaatccgtcaaaacagaactccaagacaaaattcctcttttcgacgatgaatcaattaaaccttcaagaaacacttatacaaatgcacaactatccgcaatcccaacaattgctctttctcaagaacatccaaaatcgtcgacaacataaacaacgtcgtaccaccttgcaccgactcattcccttccaatattatcaaactagccagataagcctatcacgtccaatacgatcccgtccactatcaacaagagattaaaggtgatcaagtcctcaatttgtcaataggtagccgacaatcataatagagtataaactatcagtaccaacattaataatattcttttccaacttttgctcatcgcacagaagcactatgattccataattcacaaatctctcaagattatctgaaccagctaacaccgacgtccggtagctacgtaccaaaacacatctaacaaatcccaagaataaaattcccgagatcctactcaactcttcatactcctaattcttactcgatTTTCAGAACATTTCCAACAatgtcaataactcctacaacaaagtctaccacaatactttccttaatcactgatccaacaacgacacttcacacaaggctactcaaacaacaacttcatagtccatcactagcgttagagcatcacaactctctaaattccattctttagaattaaccaaaatctactccgtgacacttcaacttgattaacaaccaaagtcttaagtccaagtcacattcacttcagaaaacaacaaattccaacaacactagtactgctgccctaagtagcatactaacatcttgcaactggaacatatccgagaagcatatgttctcccccacttagcttcaaaccactcctgcatacaactgactagaggcacaacaagtactgacagtgctccacgcacttatcacatactgaggaattaaacaacattagacaacactggccggacagaccgacctgctctgataccactaatgtaacaccccaattctacccaaagcatttaggcaagaaaatatcagagtattaaaatttcatacaacacaattaggatgttacactaagtaaccaaacaaacacctagaaaacaaacggacatcaccgatgccaaaagcatacacacctgccaataacatgatacataacacacggaagatattgacatatatatatacgtatagctctcactctctaagaggagttttccaaaataaagtgtttacaatacacaatggcacgttatcacatatacatgttcaaaagagtcatatacaaataaataacaacagactcccgactacccagtgttacatatcagagcgaccaacaagaccaactggagaactacctcttccaaaagacttccaaagcggctaatctgcaggatgccactcaagcatcaaatcagcagaagggtgagaatataattcataatgaaagcatgacaattatagtaatgccaacaagtatcatcaagaatcatacaacaaagtaatccactcattcaaccacaatcaatatataagtaatgtgacacatgaatgataacataaaattatacagacagacaatgatgaatgagactcgactatgcatatgcatgtggtaccaaatccggagtaaaactcctccttgtcattatgacaaatacacctttgtcgagcattatgctgggacttctttccctcaggaaaatacacctttgtcgagcagtaagctacgactaaatgtcatcgagcatttagcccccaccgatgacctcttgccactcgggcaaatacacctttttaccgagcattaagcccccactggtaataattgccaattcaggccacctgctaatagcattccgccattaacgtaatgaaatgttatgctgtgcaaatatatgactctattacacgacaacaacatcatcaataatataacacggtcacatacccacgttacaacgtttatattctatccaaaaggatacatcaccaattaataacatcgttatcaattatatcacaccataattaccacacaggcattaataagcacacaacacacattcaccgtcaaaacatactagccacatcggcataaatgatcgcataattgcatcacatcaattaatattggccattggcccacaactccatcaatacatcatcaacaagttgtaataacaacaattcaacaatgataatacatcgttttcataacaacaattacttgccataaggccacacatcatgttaataacaaacaaccaaacatcgttacatatcaagaatgaacattcattaatacataacacatatgaacatgatttcatgttaatccacaccccaacaacaattgcaaccaagcactatgattatttaccaatcatattgcGCATATAAACAGTTATGTGTTTTTATCAATAACACCCCATAACCAATTAATCACaatctaaccaagcctataccatcatatagaacatccaactagcttcctaacgcttcgaacggcgtataaaacagggttacggatcaaaagttacaagctttcaaagtttggataaatgaacatactacacagttcaccacttgatcctaataaaaataataggagactacatcctatgaatcatttaattagatcatagtatagttcattgcgctAGCTTTcaaacgcttcgaacggcgacaaaatcggagttacggtccaagagttacgaagtttcaaagttttggaaaaacagaaaatgttgttggccgctcagcgggccgattaggccgctaagcggaaattccagaaacggaccaacgaaaactccgctcagcggacctgaggaaaaccagaaaaatcccagcacgaacagaactgtctcaagccccttatacccaccaaaaccactccaaaacatcattataacatcaatacaacacatatatatcatagaaagaacctaacatcaaacttttcatggttgattcatcaatctttctcaaaccctaacattatctccaaactcaaacaagccatggaaatggaaaacaaacatgatcaatcaccataacacaacaaggatatgattctatacaaaataccAACCAAGACATGTTTGAATCTTACTAAATCATGAAAACCTCACAACTTcttacaaaacaagaaaaatggaaaatatggaaaggatgaagaagatgaacaagaacaaaacaagaactagactataagaatcatacatccaagataaattagattcacccccttacccgaCTATAGCgacgatcggaactcgattcggatgaaaaaccaccaatctccactttttcttcttttcctcttcttctttatctcttctttccttttctgtttttctttttctttctttctatcctTTTTCCCCTCTTATCTCTTCTCCCACAAATATCTCTTAGCCACTTTACAAAATCTCTCACTTTACGGTccaaactcaattgctcagaaaaaccccaaaacacagaatattaccttaataatatttctagtaccaaaaatatgaaaatcttcaattaaatattagtccgccatcccgaactaataccgactgaaacaactccaaaaacggtaaaattccaataagcgtcacaaacgtccaaattaagcatataattattttccgggcgttacaataaGTGCTACAACACAGGGCTCCAAACTTTAGGAGGCcccaaatttatatatatatatatatatatatatatatatatatatatatatatatatatatatatatatatatcaaaatattaatcaaaataaataaaatataataataaaaactcaataaaacaaaaaaatgttataataaaaactCAATATATGCAAAATTTGAGATAGATCAAAACCCAAAATacctatcattaaatatattattggttaatacataaatgtgttttttatgcgtcatttttaattaatataattgaatttattttttaaatttgggcCATTTTAAAAATTAGAACGGGACTTCTGCGTTAATTGGGCCGACCTTGTCGAAGTCATTTCAAAAGAGAAACTTATATACCTTTTTAGGCACCTCTAGCAAAATTCATTTTTTGCCGCTacaattcggagatgcatctccgaactcacCAAATTCATAATATTTGGTGTCTTCGTAGATGCATATCTATAATAACCCTATTTTTTGTGTTAGaatttttcagatatgcatatccgaaataactcaatatttgttaaaaaactaaaataaagtgaatcaatataattaatagtataattaattgtattaatcaaaagatataattaaatatatattattataattaagatatattaataattatatcaacatattaaatatttaaagaaacacattatttttatataaaattaattaaagaaaaaaattaatataaattaaaaattataatgtttATAGGAGGATATTTTTtacatataattttattaattatgatgtATAATGTTgtagtcatttaaaaaataattacttttgtaatttaaaaacatttataacaaacagattattacaaaattaaaattttatttaatctccTTACtccttatttataacaatttatatttaagttattctttattgataacaattaactttaagaatttaattggaatacactgacagtgtaaagaagttttacaccGTCAATAAATCATAGCCGTTAATCTGTTGgaagtgtttgacttttattttaattttttttaaaagtaatataATTAAGTGGTTGTAAtgtattgatagtgtaaaaaattTTATACTGACAGTGCATAGCAATTAAACTCTAACTTTAATTATGTTATAACTATATTATTAATTAACATCttcttaaaataaaatgaaaagaaattttGGATTTTacttaattcggatatgcatatctgaattaatcaatattccaaatttttcaattttgttttgtttttccatATATGTATAACATTTTAAATTCAACTTTTAAATATACTTTTTTTTGAAGAATgtgtttttggatatgcatatcccaAATATCTtaaaactataaaaattattcatttgagattttcagaggtatttttcacTCTATAGGTGCGATGAAAAATTctcatttcaaaattcaaaaagattATAACAAAAAGTGTAGATCAAAGAATGTGTACcttatctttcttttctttctgtgTGAACTCCTTTATATATATTTGAACTCATTTATATATATTGGATCAAATGAAATAAATTTAAGATAATTGGGTCTTGGCTTTCTGCATTTAGCCGACCATAACCATCATTAAAAATGATGTCTTAGAAATTATATTGCTATTATTCTTCAATTGAATACACTTCTGAGATCATCAAAGTCGTTGACATTGATAGAATTAGCCTTCCCCAAATAAATTGACTATATGAACCTAAAGCATATGACCTACTATGAAGCTTCATTTAGCAATTAATAAAGGACAGCAAACTAAGTTTGCATGTTTCATCGAAGCTTTCATAATCAACGCAGCAAAGCAAGCACATCACTCAAAAGTCATAATCAAGTTGTcctgtttaattttttatttgcaaaTAACGATCAAGTATTATAGCATCGGTTTCCTCATGAATAAAATAAGTTGGTATCAGTGTATCACTGTATAActcaatgtatatatgaacatttatCTGAAGAAACTATTTACTATAACTACATacttatatttctgctattttccaATTTACAACATGGCTGAATCATTTGTTTTCGATGTTGCTAATTCACTTCTTGGAAAGCTTGCCTCTTATGCTTATGAAGAAGTTTCCCGAGTCTATGGTGTGCATAAAGATCTACAAGAGATCAAAGATACTTTGTCAATTGTCAATGGTCTGCTACTGGATGCTGAGTATAAGAAAGACGAAAAGCACTGGCTGCGTGAATGGATGAGACAGATTCAAAACATCTGTTCTGATGCTGAAGACGTATTTGATGGATTTGAGTTCGAGCACAAGAGGAAGCAAGTTGCCCATGCTTCTAACAACACTCAGACGAAGGTAGGCCACTTCTTTTCTTCCTCTAATCCACTTGTTTTCCGTCCTATGATGGCACGCCAAATTAAAGAGATTAGGGAAAGATTGGATAAGGTAGCAGCTGATGGGACCAAGTTTGGTCTCGCACAAATTGATATTGGTACTGAACTAGTTTCACAAAGGAGAGACTTGACTTATTCTCATGTCGATACTTCAAGTGTAATTGGGAGGGAGAATGATAGGGAAGAAATTATCAAGCTTTTGATGCAACCACGTCTTCACGGTGATGGTGATAGAAGTTTATGTGTTATTCCAATAGTAGGAATTGGAGGCTTGGGAAAGACCACTCTTGCAAAGTTGGTGTTTAATGATAAGAGGATGGATGAACTTTTTCAGTTGAAGATGTGGGCTTGTATCTCCGACTCGGATGATTTTGACAtcaagaaaataattattaaaatcatCAACGCTGCTTCTGCTTCCATTTCCAGTCCAGCTTCAGCTCCAATGATTGTTACTTTTGCTCACCAAGAAAAAATCAACAACTTAGATATTGAGCAGTTACAAAGTCGTCTTAGACATGAACTTTCTGGTAAGAAGTATTTGCTTGTGCTGGATGATATATGGAATGACGATCGTGCAAAATGGATTGAGTTGATAGATTTGATTAAAGTTGGTGCAACAGGAAGCCAAATCATAGTGACAACGCGTAGCAACTCAATTGCTTCAATGACAGGTACTCTTCCCTCTTATGTTTTAAAAGGACTTTCTCAAGATGATTGTTTATCTTTATTTGTCAAATGGGCATTTAAGGAAGGGGAAGTGATTAAATATCCATATCTTGTGGAGATTGGAAAAGAAATTGTCAAAAAATGTGCAGGGATTCCACTTGCTGTCAAAACATTAGGAAGCTCGTTGTTTtcaaaatatgatttaaataagtggATATTTGTGAGAGATTCTGAGATATGGAACATAGAACAAAAAAGAGATGATATTTTACCTGCATTGAAGTTAAGCTATGATCAAATGCCATCCTATTTGAGACAGTGTTTTGTTTACTTTTCTCTTTATCCAAAAGATTATACCTTCTTTAGGAATGATATAACTAGGCTTTGGGTAGCTCTTAATTTAGTACGATCTCGAAATGGAAGTGAACATCTAATGGATATTGCAAGAGAATATATAGATGACCTCAATTCTAGATCATTTCTTCAAGATTTCAAAATCGTAGGCTATTTTGGCTCGTTCAAAGTACATGATTTGATCCACGATCTAGCTCGGTATGTTGCGAAAGAGGAGTGTGTAGCAGTGGACTTGCATACTAAGAATATACCTGAATATGTAAGACACTTATCCTTTGTAGAATATAATTCAACAGACAATACTTTGTTTCCCAAGTCAAGAAATTTGAGAACTATATTATTTCCCATCAAAGGAAATGGCCTTGACAAGGGAACTTTGTTGGATGCATGGATATCAAGATACACATACTTACGATATTTAGATTTGAGATATTCTTCCTTTGAGTCTTTGCCTAATTCCTTTTCTAAACTGAAGCACTTGCGACTTCTCGACCTTTGTTATAATATCAAAATCAGAAGACTTCCTCATTCAATTAGCTAACTCCATCATTTGCAAGTCTTGAAACTCACCGGGTGCGTGGAGCTTGAAACATTGCCTCAATGGTTAGGGGGCATGATTAGCCTTCGGGAATTGTTTATAACAACAAAGCAATCAACTATGCCACTGACATTATTCACAAAATTGAACAATCTTCAAGTTTTGGTTTTCTATAAGTGTGACAATATGAAGTTTCTATTCAGTGATGCACAAGAACTCACTTCtgttgaaacattgattgttgaattaTGTGGTAGTCTAGAGTCTCTACCGCTTATTATGTTTCCTAAATTACAAACTCTAGTAGTTTCAGAGTGTGAGATGGTAAACTTGTCAACGTACAACGAAAGCCCAACTCAAATATTGATGATCAAGCATTTATATATAGCAAGATTTACGGGACTT
Encoded proteins:
- the LOC131656923 gene encoding putative disease resistance protein RGA3, encoding MNIYLKKLFTITTYLYFCYFPIYNMAESFVFDVANSLLGKLASYAYEEVSRVYGVHKDLQEIKDTLSIVNGLLLDAEYKKDEKHWLREWMRQIQNICSDAEDVFDGFEFEHKRKQVAHASNNTQTKVGHFFSSSNPLVFRPMMARQIKEIRERLDKVAADGTKFGLAQIDIGTELVSQRRDLTYSHVDTSSVIGRENDREEIIKLLMQPRLHGDGDRSLCVIPIVGIGGLGKTTLAKLVFNDKRMDELFQLKMWACISDSDDFDIKKIIIKIINAASASISSPASAPMIVTFAHQEKINNLDIEQLQSRLRHELSGKKYLLVLDDIWNDDRAKWIELIDLIKVGATGSQIIVTTRSNSIASMTGTLPSYVLKGLSQDDCLSLFVKWAFKEGEVIKYPYLVEIGKEIVKKCAGIPLAVKTLGSSLFSKYDLNKWIFVRDSEIWNIEQKRDDILPALKLSYDQMPSYLRQCFVYFSLYPKDYTFFRNDITRLWVALNLVRSRNGSEHLMDIAREYIDDLNSRSFLQDFKIVGYFGSFKVHDLIHDLARYVAKEECVAVDLHTKNIPEYVRHLSFVEYNSTDNTLFPKSRNLRTILFPIKGNGLDKGTLLDAWISRYTYLRYLDLRYSSFESLPNSFSKLKHLRLLDLCYNIKIRRLPHSIS